The proteins below are encoded in one region of Desulfonatronum sp. SC1:
- a CDS encoding disulfide bond formation protein B, whose protein sequence is MASTDSMSNPGWNILFLAWLLTIASALTSIFFSAVMQLPPCVLCWYQRIFLFPLAFIFTTGLFFCDKSVVRYALPLAGAGWLVALYQNLLIYGIVPESIKPCSQGVSCTESDFNILGFLTIPMLSFMAFTIILVLLYTFNRRFSQ, encoded by the coding sequence ATGGCTTCTACGGATAGCATGAGTAATCCAGGCTGGAATATTCTCTTTCTGGCTTGGCTGCTGACCATTGCGTCCGCACTGACGAGCATTTTCTTCAGTGCCGTGATGCAACTGCCCCCGTGCGTTCTCTGCTGGTACCAGCGCATCTTTCTCTTTCCCTTGGCGTTCATATTCACCACGGGTCTCTTTTTCTGCGACAAGAGCGTGGTGCGCTACGCCCTGCCTCTGGCAGGCGCGGGCTGGCTCGTGGCCCTGTACCAAAATCTGCTTATTTACGGGATAGTCCCGGAGAGCATCAAGCCGTGCAGTCAGGGGGTCTCCTGCACGGAGAGTGATTTCAACATCCTCGGTTTTCTGACGATTCCGATGCTCTCATTCATGGCTTTCACGATCATTCTGGTGCTACTGTACACCTTCAATAGGAGATTTTCACAATGA
- a CDS encoding thioredoxin domain-containing protein, translated as MRKQYLVAAAGLLLGLLFIIATHVYQTQQAQKLDFLAREDAEVFVRPHSPSLGSQDARVTLVEFMDPACETCAAFSPFVKKLMDDNPGKIRLVLRYAPFHDGADDFVRILEAAGNQGKYWETLDIMYQSQGHWASHQNPQPHLLWDFVAMAEVDLDMVRNDMNEARIQRILEQDIADARALNVTKTPGFFVNGKPLTTFGFKQLQQLVESEIARMYPQ; from the coding sequence ATGAGGAAACAATATCTCGTTGCCGCCGCCGGACTGCTCCTGGGTCTGCTCTTCATCATCGCAACCCATGTCTACCAGACGCAGCAAGCGCAGAAGCTGGACTTTCTGGCCCGGGAAGACGCCGAAGTCTTTGTCCGGCCTCACTCTCCCAGCCTGGGCAGCCAGGACGCCCGGGTCACCCTGGTGGAATTCATGGACCCGGCCTGCGAGACATGCGCCGCATTTTCCCCCTTCGTGAAGAAACTGATGGACGACAATCCCGGCAAAATCAGGCTGGTTTTGCGATACGCTCCGTTCCACGACGGGGCCGATGATTTCGTGCGCATCCTCGAAGCAGCGGGCAATCAGGGCAAATATTGGGAAACGCTGGACATCATGTATCAAAGCCAGGGCCACTGGGCCAGCCACCAGAACCCGCAACCGCATCTGCTTTGGGACTTCGTGGCCATGGCCGAAGTGGACCTGGACATGGTCAGAAACGACATGAACGAAGCAAGAATCCAGCGCATCCTGGAGCAGGACATTGCCGACGCCAGGGCGCTCAACGTCACCAAAACCCCGGGCTTTTTCGTCAACGGCAAGCCCTTGACGACCTTCGGCTTCAAGCAGTTGCAGCAACTGGTGGAGTCGGAAATCGCGCGGATGTACCCACAGTGA
- a CDS encoding serine hydrolase, producing MSRHIYVSSFLLPGLFCLWLLGLAGSGMAQVGFSPPDELEATMFRLMDKWQVHGTSVALVEDGKVVWEDGYGWADMEAWLPALPDTVFQAASISKAVSAALVLRLVQDGLLDLDKPVSRYVTRWRLPESEFDLDGVTLRRILSHTAGLSVPGYMGFLPGQPVQTLEASLTSASDAGDRGVAVILPPGEQWAYSGGGYTLMELLVEEVTGRPFAQLARDLILSPLGMESSSFGDDPRLHGHKAWSYTADNAAVPECRFTALAAAGLWSTAGDLGRFAAGLTASGPEKGEGGHSLGFERSLLRDMLSPQPGAKSGLVFSGSRWGLGLGLLDLPDGQGLLAFHPGDNLPAWHSLLAFLHGHEPDGSQVRGLAVLTNGEHGDELVLDVVCLWLAAVRVRGVAECLERTP from the coding sequence ATGTCACGTCATATTTATGTTTCGAGTTTTTTGCTGCCCGGCCTCTTTTGCTTGTGGCTCCTCGGCCTCGCTGGCTCGGGCATGGCTCAGGTTGGTTTTTCGCCGCCGGACGAACTGGAAGCGACCATGTTCCGTCTGATGGACAAATGGCAGGTGCATGGAACATCCGTCGCCTTGGTGGAGGACGGGAAGGTGGTTTGGGAGGACGGGTACGGGTGGGCGGACATGGAGGCGTGGCTTCCGGCCCTGCCGGATACGGTCTTTCAGGCGGCCTCCATTTCCAAGGCCGTGAGCGCGGCGCTGGTCTTGCGGTTGGTCCAGGACGGGCTGTTGGATTTGGATAAACCGGTTTCCCGGTACGTGACTCGCTGGCGACTCCCGGAATCGGAGTTCGACCTTGACGGGGTGACGCTACGCCGGATTCTCAGCCATACCGCCGGGCTTTCCGTGCCGGGGTACATGGGCTTTTTGCCGGGCCAGCCGGTTCAGACCTTGGAAGCTTCATTGACCTCGGCTTCAGACGCCGGCGATCGGGGCGTGGCCGTGATCCTGCCGCCCGGGGAGCAGTGGGCCTACTCCGGAGGCGGCTACACCCTGATGGAACTGCTGGTCGAAGAGGTCACCGGGAGGCCGTTCGCTCAACTGGCCCGGGATCTGATTTTGAGTCCGCTGGGCATGGAATCGAGCAGCTTTGGCGACGATCCCCGGCTGCATGGTCACAAGGCCTGGTCCTACACCGCGGACAACGCCGCCGTGCCGGAATGCCGGTTCACGGCCCTGGCCGCGGCCGGGCTGTGGTCCACGGCCGGGGATTTGGGCCGCTTCGCCGCCGGGTTGACCGCGAGCGGACCGGAGAAAGGAGAGGGCGGTCACAGCCTGGGTTTTGAGCGCTCACTCCTGCGGGACATGCTTTCCCCTCAGCCCGGCGCAAAAAGCGGACTGGTCTTTTCCGGAAGCCGCTGGGGGCTTGGGCTGGGGCTGTTGGATCTCCCGGACGGCCAAGGCTTGTTGGCCTTTCATCCCGGCGACAATCTCCCGGCTTGGCATTCTTTGCTGGCATTCCTGCACGGCCATGAGCCGGACGGCTCCCAGGTACGGGGCCTTGCTGTTTTGACCAATGGCGAACACGGAGACGAACTGGTTCTGGACGTCGTGTGTCTGTGGCTGGCGGCGGTGAGGGTGCGAGGTGTTGCGGAATGTCTGGAGAGGACGCCTTGA
- a CDS encoding PEP/pyruvate-binding domain-containing protein, translating to MIDYLREWIGADVKSETETEVFAERYNIFKEFLEKNTASLHVINDIEDMMLNPDSFDYDEVVVLCERLVVIVRDLSSDLDALSRNRFTNLRSVADRIGRSVLKELRGRQKLEKSNWTISLANLSREKSALVGNKAANLADISNRAHLPAPKGFAVTAFSCHHFFKQAGIYEKVKRRLRQLDVRDMERLETVCAEIKVLILGSRLPDDVARAILHEARVLVGDLGADLRFAVRSSASAEDSPSSSFAGQYDSFLNVPVDNLLAAYKEVVAGMFNPRAVFYRRGKGYRDIDDLMSVLCVAMVDAVSSGCLYTIDPNYHVVDNICVNANWGLGVSVVDGSARTDYWRICRETREVLEQEIAGKDTMLIMDKEQGLRLSETPPARRNAPCLTSEQLRVLTDYGLKLEEHFGTPLDIEWALDQAGKIIILQARPLQRVTDDMPVEELGRDVHVPRERVLIHAGMTAAPGAASGPAYILEDDQSLADIPEGSILVARQTSPNLVPAMSRVKGIVTDVGSVTGHMASVAREFKIPTLVGIETGTRTIQAGDIITLDATRRTIYKGEVPAVIRQKAPANLIADSPVHIRVRGVLNKVVPLNLLDPRSAEFTPEGCATLHDVIRFAHEMAMREMFHLGDGLRGRAGAGRIGKKLRDTPLNAYVLDLGGGIERTGNSEKNADEVAVEEIASVPFQALLKGVTHEKVRWSGPIRLNMRGLLAVVAEGVLNDPHFHGGLGEPNYAIISKRYLNFNARLGYHFATIDSFCSEQVNSNYVTFSFKGGAADVGRRTRRAELMALILKRMGFRVEHKGDLLKAEMRKYDVGRLTEKLDLIGRLLGSVRLLDMVLTDDGELQWYAEEFFKGNYTFEQQSSRVLGR from the coding sequence ATGATCGATTATCTCAGGGAATGGATCGGGGCCGACGTCAAATCAGAAACCGAGACGGAGGTTTTCGCGGAGCGGTACAATATCTTCAAGGAGTTTTTGGAGAAGAACACCGCCTCGCTTCATGTGATCAACGACATTGAAGACATGATGCTCAATCCCGACTCGTTCGATTACGACGAGGTCGTTGTTTTGTGTGAGCGTCTCGTGGTCATTGTTCGCGATCTTTCATCCGATCTGGATGCGCTGTCCCGAAATCGATTCACGAATCTCAGGAGCGTCGCCGACAGGATCGGCCGGTCCGTTCTCAAGGAGCTGCGGGGACGGCAAAAGCTGGAAAAGAGCAATTGGACCATCTCCCTGGCCAACTTGAGTCGCGAGAAAAGCGCGTTGGTGGGGAACAAGGCGGCCAACTTGGCCGATATTTCAAACAGGGCGCACTTGCCCGCGCCCAAGGGGTTCGCGGTCACGGCCTTCTCGTGTCACCATTTTTTCAAGCAGGCGGGAATCTATGAAAAGGTCAAGCGTCGGCTGCGGCAACTCGACGTCCGGGACATGGAACGTCTCGAAACGGTCTGCGCCGAGATTAAGGTCCTGATTCTCGGCTCGCGGTTGCCCGACGACGTCGCGAGGGCCATCCTTCACGAGGCCCGGGTTTTAGTCGGCGATCTCGGCGCGGATTTGCGTTTCGCCGTTCGCAGCAGCGCCAGCGCCGAGGATTCTCCGTCTTCTTCCTTTGCCGGACAGTACGACAGCTTCTTGAACGTCCCCGTCGACAATCTGCTTGCGGCCTATAAAGAGGTCGTGGCCGGGATGTTCAACCCCAGGGCGGTATTCTACCGGCGTGGCAAGGGATATCGGGACATCGACGATCTGATGAGCGTTCTGTGCGTGGCCATGGTGGATGCTGTGTCCAGCGGTTGCCTGTACACCATTGACCCGAACTATCACGTGGTCGACAACATCTGCGTCAATGCCAACTGGGGCCTTGGGGTGAGCGTCGTGGACGGGTCGGCGAGAACCGACTACTGGCGGATCTGCCGGGAGACCAGGGAGGTTCTGGAGCAGGAGATTGCCGGAAAAGACACCATGCTCATCATGGACAAGGAACAGGGGCTGCGCCTGAGCGAGACGCCCCCGGCCCGGCGGAACGCTCCCTGTCTGACCTCCGAACAGCTCCGCGTCCTGACCGACTACGGGTTGAAGCTGGAAGAGCATTTCGGCACGCCTTTGGATATAGAATGGGCCCTGGATCAAGCCGGCAAGATCATCATCCTGCAAGCCCGCCCCTTGCAAAGGGTCACGGACGATATGCCCGTCGAAGAGCTGGGGAGGGACGTCCACGTGCCCAGAGAGCGGGTTCTGATCCACGCGGGCATGACCGCCGCCCCCGGCGCGGCCAGCGGCCCGGCGTATATCCTGGAGGATGATCAAAGCCTGGCCGACATTCCTGAAGGCTCCATCCTCGTGGCTCGCCAGACATCACCGAACCTTGTTCCGGCCATGAGCAGGGTCAAGGGGATCGTGACGGATGTGGGCAGCGTCACCGGTCACATGGCTTCCGTGGCCAGGGAGTTCAAGATTCCGACCCTGGTCGGGATCGAAACCGGGACGCGGACCATTCAAGCCGGGGACATCATTACCTTGGACGCCACCCGCAGGACCATTTACAAGGGAGAAGTGCCCGCCGTCATCCGGCAAAAGGCTCCGGCCAACCTGATCGCGGACAGTCCGGTCCATATCCGTGTTCGCGGGGTGTTGAACAAGGTCGTTCCGCTGAACCTGCTCGACCCGCGAAGCGCGGAGTTCACCCCGGAGGGCTGCGCCACGTTGCACGACGTGATTCGTTTTGCCCACGAAATGGCGATGCGGGAGATGTTTCACCTGGGAGACGGGCTCAGGGGCCGAGCCGGGGCCGGACGGATCGGAAAGAAGCTGCGCGATACGCCCCTGAACGCCTATGTCCTGGACCTGGGCGGAGGGATCGAACGGACGGGGAACTCTGAAAAAAATGCGGACGAGGTCGCCGTGGAGGAGATCGCCTCGGTGCCGTTCCAGGCCCTGCTCAAAGGCGTGACCCATGAAAAGGTGCGTTGGTCCGGCCCGATCCGGCTGAACATGCGGGGGCTCTTGGCCGTGGTCGCGGAAGGCGTGCTCAACGATCCGCACTTTCACGGAGGCCTGGGAGAGCCCAATTACGCCATTATTTCCAAAAGGTATCTCAATTTCAACGCCCGGCTCGGCTACCACTTCGCGACCATCGACTCCTTTTGCTCCGAGCAGGTCAACTCCAACTACGTGACCTTCTCGTTCAAAGGCGGTGCAGCGGACGTGGGACGGCGGACGAGACGAGCCGAACTGATGGCCCTGATCCTCAAAAGGATGGGGTTTCGGGTCGAGCACAAGGGCGACCTGCTCAAGGCTGAAATGCGAAAATACGATGTGGGGCGACTAACGGAGAAGCTGGACCTTATCGGGCGTCTGTTAGGCTCCGTGCGGCTGCTGGACATGGTCCTGACCGACGATGGAGAACTTCAGTGGTATGCGGAGGAATTCTTCAAAGGTAACTATACATTTGAACAACAGTCTTCGCGAGTTTTGGGTCGCTGA
- a CDS encoding peptidoglycan bridge formation glycyltransferase FemA/FemB family protein → MLRLSSKRTQALYPTNILYQSRYWAQVKKTSGLETVAYNIVFSNKWSDVLVLIQRNTNNDLYACIPQGPEFSPRIDEYGPFLEEFSESLVDIFGHGIAFIRFDLPWMSPYAEEMRENGLSAFPEARLQELRMNMGTRNWKLKKAPMDMSVASSLIVNIDGSEQMILSRMKPKTRYNIGLARRKGITVQRTSMERLPAFYDLYRQTAARNGFFIHEPSHFAAMFLAQAHCRKHSEIFLLLAHHGVDLLAGAIVAVSGRVAYYLYGASADMKRNLMAPYLLHWEGMLYAREQGCTAYDMGGVSPGLDSSHPFHGLYRFKTGFGGRIELRCGSWDYPVDPGKYKANQRRTKGR, encoded by the coding sequence ATGCTTCGACTTTCCTCGAAAAGAACACAGGCGCTTTACCCAACAAATATTCTTTATCAAAGTCGGTACTGGGCTCAAGTGAAAAAGACAAGTGGACTGGAAACAGTAGCCTACAATATCGTTTTTTCAAATAAATGGAGTGACGTACTCGTGCTTATCCAGCGAAATACCAATAACGACCTGTATGCCTGTATTCCACAGGGGCCTGAGTTTTCCCCGAGAATCGACGAATACGGGCCTTTTCTCGAAGAATTTTCCGAGTCTTTGGTCGACATTTTCGGTCATGGCATTGCCTTTATCCGTTTTGATCTGCCCTGGATGTCTCCGTACGCCGAGGAAATGCGGGAAAATGGGTTGAGTGCCTTTCCCGAGGCTAGGCTTCAGGAATTACGGATGAACATGGGGACGCGAAATTGGAAATTGAAGAAAGCGCCTATGGATATGTCCGTGGCCAGTTCCCTGATCGTGAACATCGATGGTTCGGAGCAAATGATCCTGTCACGCATGAAGCCAAAGACTCGATATAATATCGGCTTGGCCCGACGCAAAGGGATCACGGTTCAACGGACATCCATGGAGAGGCTTCCGGCTTTTTACGATCTTTACCGACAAACAGCGGCGCGAAACGGTTTTTTTATCCACGAGCCTTCACATTTCGCGGCCATGTTTCTTGCTCAAGCGCATTGCCGGAAGCATTCGGAAATCTTCCTGTTGTTGGCTCACCATGGGGTTGATCTTCTGGCCGGAGCAATCGTGGCCGTATCGGGGAGGGTAGCCTACTACCTATACGGTGCTTCCGCAGATATGAAACGCAATCTCATGGCACCGTATCTCCTACATTGGGAAGGAATGCTCTATGCAAGAGAACAAGGATGCACGGCTTACGATATGGGAGGTGTCTCTCCTGGGTTGGATTCGTCTCATCCTTTCCATGGGCTATATCGGTTCAAGACGGGTTTTGGCGGTAGGATCGAGCTGAGATGCGGTTCTTGGGATTACCCAGTTGATCCGGGAAAATACAAGGCGAATCAGCGTCGCACAAAGGGAAGATAA